In Helicobacter mastomyrinus, the sequence GGCTTGTTCGGGTGGGTAGCGATCGCCTACAATAGTGATTGTATCAAGTTTAGAATCAAGCTCTTTTAAATCATTTGCACTCAATGTTATATTTAAAGCGCTCAAATTTTCTTGTAGATGCGCTTCTTTGGTCGTTCCAAAAAGTGGCACGATGTAAGGCTTTTTAGCGAGTAGATAGGCTAGGGCGATTTGAGCAGGAGTGGCGTTACCATCTTTGGCAGCTGGATTTTTACCCTTGCCAAATGCTTGTAAAAGCTCTATGATTTTGTAATTTGCCCTCATTGCTTCAGGTTGGAATCTAGGGAAATTCACGCGATTGTCATTTTTTGGGTCAAATGTAGAATCTGCATTGAGTTTGCCACTAAGATAACCGCGATTTAATGGTGAGTAAGCCACAAAGCCAATGCCAAGCCGCTCTAATGTAGGGAAAAGCTCGCTTTCTACATTGCGCCACATCAAATGATATTCGCTCTGCACGGCGGTAATAGGGCAGATTTGATGAGCTTTTTCAATAGTCGCAGCACTTAGTTCACACACGCCAAATCGCGCTACCTTACCCTCTTTGATTAAATCCTTTACGCAAGTTGCCAC encodes:
- a CDS encoding aldo/keto reductase; this encodes MPHRREFLKTTSLLGIVLGLHTSSIFSTLFGIDSKHITMPKRTLGIGTYAFEVSTLAFGCMGLNYHRSVRLSEKAALNLLESALDSGITLFDTAQVYGPDTNEILVGKLLKSYKKDKIFISTKFGFGKDISVLDSSPKRIKEVVEQSLKRLHLEQIPLLYQHRFDPKTPIEEVATCVKDLIKEGKVARFGVCELSAATIEKAHQICPITAVQSEYHLMWRNVESELFPTLERLGIGFVAYSPLNRGYLSGKLNADSTFDPKNDNRVNFPRFQPEAMRANYKIIELLQAFGKGKNPAAKDGNATPAQIALAYLLAKKPYIVPLFGTTKEAHLQENLSALNITLSANDLKELDSKLDTITIVGDRYPPEQAKRVGH